A single genomic interval of Oryzias latipes chromosome 3, ASM223467v1 harbors:
- the eif3m gene encoding eukaryotic translation initiation factor 3 subunit M — MSVPAFIDITEEDQASELRAYIKSKGAEISEENAEGGLHVDLAQIIEACDVCLKDDDKDVESVMNSIVSLLLILETDKQEALIESLCEKLVKFREGERPSLRLQLLSNLFHGMDENTPVRYTVFCSLIKVAATCNAISFIPTDLDQVRKWIVDWNLNTEKKHTLLRLVYEALVDCKKSEPAAKVMVELLGSYTEDNASQARVDAHRCIVRALKDPNTFLFDHLLTLKPVRFLEGELIHDLLTIFVSAKLAAYVKFYQNNKDFIESLGLSHEQNMAKMRLLTFMGMAVEFKEISFDTMQQELQVGAEDVEAFVIDAVRTKMVYCKIDQTQRKVVVSHSTHRTFGKQQWQQLHEKLSSWKANLATVKTSLQALSPSA; from the exons ATGAGCGTTCCAGCTTTTATCGACATAACCGAAGAAGATCAG GCATCAGAGCTGAGAGCCTATATCAAATCCAAAGGAGCAGAAATCTCAGAGGAGAATGCTGAAGGAGGACTTCATGTTGATCTGGCTCAGATCATTGAGGCTTGTGATGTATGCCTCAAAGATGATGATAAAG ATGTAGAGAGTGTCATGAACAGCATCGTGTCTCTGCTGCTGATCCTTGAAACAGATAAGCAGGAGGCTCTCATTGAGAGTCTGTGTGAGAAACTGGTGAAGTTCCGTGAAGGAGAGAGGCCCTCTCTTAGGTTGCAGCT CCTAAGTAACCTGTTCCATGGCATGGATGAGAATACTCCAGTGAGATACACCGTGTTCTGCAGCCTCATCAAAGTGGCGGCCACCTGTAATGCCATCTCCTTCATTCCTACTGATCTTGATCAG GTGCGTAAGTGGATTGTTGACTGGAACCTAAACACAGAGAAGAAGCATACACTCTTGAGGCTGGTGTATGAGGCTTTGGTTGATTGTAAAAAAAG TGAGCCTGCAGCTAAAGTCATGGTTGAGTTGCTGGGGAGTTACACAGAAGACAATGCTTCACAAGCACGTGTTGATGCGCACAG GTGCATCGTCCGTGCTCTTAAAGATCCCAACACCTTCCTGTTTGACCACTTGCTGACCCTGAAACCCGTTCGCTTTCTAGAGGGAGAACTCATCCATGAT cttttaactATCTTTGTGAGTGCAAAACTGGCGGCATATGTCAAATTTTACCAGAACAACAAAGATTTCATTGAGTCGCTCG GTCTCTCTCATGAGCAAAACATGGCCAAGATGCGTCTGCTTACATTCATGGGCATGGCGGTGGAATTCAAGGAGATCTCCTTTGACACCatgcagcaggagctgcaggttgGAGCGGAGGACGTTGAGGCTTTCGTCATCGATG ctgttCGGACCAAAATGGTGTACTGCAAAATTGACCAGACTCAGAGAAAGGTTGTTGTGAG CCACAGCACACATCGCACCTTTGGCAAGCAGCAATGGCAGCAGCTGCACGAAAAGCTCTCCTCCTGGAAAGCTAACCTAGCAACGGTCAAGACCAGCCTCCAAGCCCTGTCCCCTTCTGCCTAG